The following proteins are co-located in the Apis mellifera strain DH4 linkage group LG9, Amel_HAv3.1, whole genome shotgun sequence genome:
- the LOC412763 gene encoding cardiomyopathy-associated protein 5 isoform X2, which yields MSTEDGIDNPAFASDDCAAESRLNDEQQQVTLDHKSEGGPVENGHQRAQFVSQQYVEPGKTSPDPHHQRTETKIELPETNDKTVVEPKMNGVHGNGNNNDASFLNNSATSVQINDTGKKEQIEAVNLELVSMRPYAGNNLQTKGQEACEVPADPYEEYFVPVNEHRKYIRGPEAEVETTVAGVRFDLGPGVGREGLSLRDPAAGLVDYSHWLTALRGEKLYVTKDKRSRSSYWRRMACWGCCLAVVLIAVIIAILAATGVILTQETSEPLDNLQQNSRQFGDVRTAESQEYMKNPPPSPPPATSTFPSWPTTDETLYNTVPSALDGVLKLDEFQWDNDLSDPKSRVYRQVSTEIEEYLRSMLRQPMDNETIVKVYGINRDGEVKFRISYPPRSIPEETQQMIEKTLQKSGNMIGHYHLNSLKVTKLVDECQSGSFGCSEGCNYDYSKGLFVCFCRTRKVLASDGKNCVDENDLSNVEMDDEVPETNTEMVHDYVQGRSRGPGSVFEPRRPDNWDHLDFSTETTHNGHAPQDNEHEFHVYPHSSAEPEPTQTATTEENRVFNDESDSMHWMHDHSNHDHSMHDYSTYEHSMHDHSMHDHSMHDHSEHEHSMHDHSEHDHSTYDYSSLSTPEQKPEIESNSKSFAEPEPSAEPEPSAEPEPSVEPEPSAELEPSAKPEPSAEPEPSSEPEPSAEPEPSAEPEPSSEPEPSAEPEPSAEPEPSAEPEPSAEPEPSVEPKPSAEPEPSTEPEPSAEPEPSAEPEPSAEPEPSAEPEPSVEPEPSAEPEPSAEPEPSSEPEPSVKPEPSAEPEPSAGPEPSAEPEPSAEPEPSVKPEPSAEPEPSAEPEPSAEPEPKSPNELEFDPESSTKMINTELVSSMEPQSTEFNKPEPTRESQPSTEVEASAEPITEANPVSELSTKLTATEHPELPLQLDFTIRPEISGKEDSSTEHELLSTLSPIEPELFNDEKSRENMPSIVEHSTEIQNTIVPKDFTEKTFTDKTESSTESVIVNKESSESINESSTESPMIEKETANTLIPNVPTNMESESTTPMMLSETTLPNNEMASNDESLPVIPLISDIEQTMTSNHSFSDDHSESSVTVVGTTMMENNEEKVTTSNPIEMDKNEQITETTNMPQDETTIYTTMSINNDETMNSSSESSSISSISSSDPQSLVPEIESTTNSEITSPNTVTDTKSESTTESNPVAESNSTEMDNEESKSQNTLAPSNESTMETESPSRDSTNETNVIEHMPTTVFPKLPKNFGHNVEPLIEPLVNDTEEHIMLIPKTEHTTEVVHDPHAIIPQLIPEQSVQSLSNGSSTNSQDSSRSKIPSSTEVVETTLHRSTVRPDENAVSPSDSVRYEENLDHSTNHPLHPAMFPENTVEHATEKFDSAYDKHADDMSPFLPDVQKEKEVKKAPRLDKDEQDVPNPFEDHVEDVITDKPPPETSPSTERNTNETELKDSLNDIHDVVRDNAKSDERNEIGRGFKSDGLDAVESNDTESGIQNGLLLTYDADKSARNEEHRVSIENESGTASEEDEEALKVVPLEEQFKEIETTVKYDSSKDKSEITEAGPVIGEEERSKDNVTVQASSEKPEENAVEDQYNDINDDSLSKGYQQDDTEVQSKRIKDGSNELVNGKSFNADESRGVNDTTNVTAMNDTEDALAMIGNIPDRHPEDAKLTTQIPVLPLEIQQEMSTTEKVESTTVTEENPRKDNGTEHVEDGTTVQVPTTHVMSMETKTTAQVPILPEELQTTENDALLTTSTMRSDIETKTGNLENVSSERKETLDTNDNGTRVINSGGQMNSQNDTVNDSMENMGNKSNALQGNVVSTLDNTSEENSSAPTTTSIEENTKENATESSTLEPSPSTSNNETATESQRTSETSSTTENVKPVIEILDDDTVPIRFDYKTHFIMTTPKANLNMGDLTEEDLKVIPLEKNLDVKKKSTDKKVIDKYKYKKEKELNLEENEDENALTDVPELSSTETPQTVGEIKEEAITATTDKEENSVPKLKIIETTSGSNQTEVRSSMANENLGGRTSITVPDAAKKYPSFIPVSEKIIEPEFVTEPFVPLRNLHHFHRSDGVATEHPSVTNESSNEGHTTMEPVTTLDNEKINETESPFVPSITTIPVSSIQTKLPETVTVEATSHIDVSFLNLPPSAVFSKCAAGQFQCVNGTSRDGAYCVKLSAKCDSENDCSDGSDELNCEGCPGNFKCDSGQCLKRDLVCNKIVDCDDGSDEKNCEEWKCQFDEFRCPSGRCIPGIWQCDGRPDCEDHRDEYNCAESCGNDEYLCPTEKWCIPLTWHCNGVDECANGEDENLCDCGLDQFKCQTGGCVPENQVCDGIEHCPDHSDEWGCLSGANVTAEKRFGTDGQKEDNAGSIGGQESSSPLLKVRQYNGEYRLVCSDGWSEEFSTSYCQSLGFAGSESTEFQTRDKTQKIFRLKANPNHHAPLVTNLEQVEFCVSDKVVQVTCQEFSCGSDYGEGPTARLVGGTPASEGQWSSVALLKEPKLGAACTASILGPMHVLASYSCIHRYKQSNGWQLFTGENLLKAHPVRNIIPYPQVKYNQFLYNNDIALVELEKPLTFSRNVSAICLPKHPIQQFQPRQICVMAGWGFSVNGEVDLQKYLNFLPLPTYDIEECNATTHYAGFITKDNICAGFTDTNKGPCYNDEGAPLMCESGGGSVRWEIQGLLSHHSRCSRGHPAIYSSVEPALSWLRNSVPALQTQS from the exons GGGTCCCGAGGCCGAGGTTGAAACAACCGTGGCTGGAGTGCGTTTTGATTTGGGCCCCGGCGTCGGCCGCGAGGGACTCAGCCTGAGAGACCCTGCCGCCGGACTGGTCGACTATTCCCACTGGCTGACAGCCCTCAG GGGCGAGAAACTTTACGTAACGAAGGATAAGAGATCGAGGAGCTCGTATTGGAGAAGAATGGCCTGTTGGGGATGTTGCTTGGCTGTCGTACTGATAGCTGTCATCATCGCCATTTTGGCGGCGA CCGGAGTGATCTTGACGCAAGAGACTTCCGAACCTCTGGACAATCTTCAGCAGAATTCGCGGCAATTTGGTGACGTGAGAACGGCCGAAAGTCAAGAGTACATGAAGAATCCTCCGCCGAGTCCACCGCCCGCGACTTCGACGTTCCCATCCTGGCCAACGACCGACGAGACTCTTTACAACACGGTCCCAAGCGCGTTGGACGGTGTGTTAAAATTAGACGAGTTCCAATGGGACAACGATCTAAGCGATCCGAAGTCGAGGGTGTACAGACAAGTGAGCACGGAGATAGAAGAATACTTGAGGAGCATGTTGAGGCAGCCAATGGATAACGAAACGATCGTCAAAGTGTATGGCATAAACAGGGACGGTGAAGTGAAGTTTAGGATAAGTTATCCACCGCGTTCCATCCCAGAAGAAACGCAACAGATGATCGAGAAAACGTTGCAGAAAAGTGGCAACATGATTGGACATTATCATTTGAACAGTTTAAAGGTGACCAAGTTGGTCGACGAATGTCAGAGCGGGAGCTTTGGGTGTTCAGAAGGGTGCAATTACGATTACTCGAAAGGTCTGTTCGTTTGCTTCTGCAGAACTAGAAAGGTGTTAGCCAGTGATGGAAAGAATTGCGTTGATGAGAATGACTTGAGCAACGTGGAAATGGATGACGAGGTGCCGGAGACCAATACGGAAATGGTGCACGATTACGTGCAGGGAAGAAGCAGAGGACCTGGATCGGTGTTTGAACCGAGGAGACCCGACAATTGGGATCACTTGGACTTTAGCACGGAAACAACGCACAATGGACACGCGCCACAAGACAACGAACACGAATTTCACGTATATCCACATTCTTCGGCGGAACCGGAACCCACGCAGACGGCCACGACGGAAGAGAATCGCGTGTTCAATGACGAATCCGATTCGATGCATTGGATGCACGATCATTCGAACCACGATCATTCGATGCATGATTATTCGACGTATGAACATTCGATGCACGATCATTCGATGCACGATCATTCGATGCATGATCATTCGGAACATGAACACTCGATGCATGATCATTCGGAACACGATCACTCGACGTATGATTATTCAAGCTTGTCGACTCCTGAACAGAAACCTGAAATAGAATCCAATTCTAAATCTTTTGCTGAACCTGAACCATCTGCTGAGCCTGAGCCATCCGCTGAACCTGAACCTTCTGTTGAACCTGAACCTTCTGCTGAACTTGAACCGTCTGCTAAACCTGAACCTTCTGCTGAGCCTGAACCGTCCTCTGAACCTGAACCGTCTGCTGAACCTGAACCTTCTGCTGAACCTGAGCCATCCTCTGAACCTGAACCTTCTGCTGAACCTGAACCGTCTGCTGAGCCTGAGCCATCCGCTGAACCTGAACCTTCGGCTGAACCTGAACCGTCTGTTGAGCCAAAACCATCCGCTGAGCCTGAGCCATCCACTGAACCTGAACCTTCTGCTGAGCCTGAGCCATCCGCTGAACCTGAACCTTCAGCTGAGCCTGAACCGTCTGCTGAGCCAGAACCGTCTGTTGAGCCAGAACCATCTGCTGAGCCTGAGCCGTCTGCTGAACCTGAACCTTCTTCTGAGCCTGAGCCATCTGTTAAACCTGAACCTTCTGCTGAACCTGAGCCGTCTGCTGGACCTGAACCATCTGCTGAACCTGAACCATCTGCTGAGCCAGAACCGTCTGTTAAGCCTGAACCGTCTGCTGAGCCTGAACCGTCTGCTGAGCCTGAACCGTCTGCTGAGCCTGAACCAAAATCTCCTAATGAATTAGAGTTCGATCCAGAATCTTCcacaaaaatgattaataccGAGCTAGTCAGTTCCATGGAACCACAATCTACTGAATTTAATAAACCTGAACCTACTAGAGAATCACAACCATCTACCGAAGTAGAAGCTTCTGCTGAACCAATTACTGAAGCAAATCCTGTTAGTGAATTATCAACAAAATTAACTGCAACCGAGCATCCAGAACTACCTCTTCAATTAGATTTTACTATTAGGCCTGAAATATCCGGAAAAGAAGATTCTTCTACCGAACATGAATTATTATCAACCTTATCACCCATCGAACCAGAATTATTCAATGATGAAAAATCTCGTGAAAACATGCCTTCTATTGTTGAGCATTCTACCGAAATACAAAACACTATAGTGCCAAAAGATTTTACCGAGAAAACATTTACTGATAAAACTGAATCTTCTACCGAATCTGTAATTGTGAATAAGGAATCTTCTGAATCGATTAACGAATCTTCCACAGAATCACCtatgattgaaaaagaaacagcAAATACACTTATACCTAATGTTCCTACAAACATGGAGTCAGAATCTACAACGCCAATGATGCTTAGTGAAACTACGTTACCAAATAACGAAATGGCAAGCAATGATGAATCTTTACCAGTGATACCTCTGATCTCTGATATCGAACAGACTATGACGTCGAATCATTCGTTTTCTGATGATCATTCCGAATCAAGTGTCACAGTTGTAGGCACAACGATGATGGAAAACAACGAGGAAAAGGTAACAACTTCAAACCCTATAGAAATGGATAAAAACGAGCAAATCACCGAAACAACCAATATGCCACAAGATGAAACAACTATATACACCACAATGAGTATAAACAATGACGAAACGATGAACTCCTCTTCAGAATCTAGTTCCATTTCGTCCATTTCATCCAGTGATCCTCAATCTTTAGTTCCTGAAATAGAATCCACCACTAATTCTGAGATAACCTCCCCTAACACAGTGACGGACACTAAATCGGAAAGCACGACCGAATCAAATCCCGTTGCAGAAAGTAACAGCACAGAAATGGATAACGAAGAGTCTAAATCTCAGAATACATTAGCACCGTCAAATGAATCCACTATGGAAACTGAATCACCTTCTCGTGATTCGACGAATGAGACCAACGTGATTGAGCACATGCCAACGACAGTCTTCCCCAAATTGCCAAAGAATTTCGGCCATAACGTGGAACCTCTGATAGAACCACTGGTGAACGACACGGAAGAGCACATTATGCTGATACCAAAAACGGAGCACACCACGGAAGTGGTTCACGATCCACACGCAATTATTCCGCAATTGATTCCCGAGCAAAGCGTCCAATCCTTGTCGAATGGATCGTCGACAAACAGCCAAGATTCGTCAAGAAGTAAAATTCCATCCTCCACAGAAGTTGTTGAGACGACTCTGCATCGATCCACTGTACGTCCAGACGAGAACGCTGTTTCTCCAAGCGACTCTGTTCGCTATGAGGAGAATTTGGACCATTCGACCAATCATCCCCTGCATCCAGCAATGTTCCCTGAGAACACGGTCGAACACGCGACGGAGAAATTTGACTCGGCTTATGACAAGCACGCGGACGATATGTCCCCCTTCTTGCCGGATGTCCAGAAGGAAAAGGAGGTGAAGAAGGCGCCTAGATTGGACAAGGACGAGCAAGACGTGCCCAATCCTTTCGAAGATCACGTCGAAGATGTGATCACCGACAAACCTCCACCGGAAACTTCTCCCTCCACGGAACGGAACACGAATGAAACCGAATTAAAGGACTCTCTGAACGACATCCACGACGTTGTGCGCGATAACGCGAAGTCTGACGAGCGGAACGAGATCGGTCGTGGATTCAAAAGTGACGGGTTGGACGCTGTCGAAAGTAACGACACGGAATCCGGGATTCAAAACGGGCTATTGCTCACTTACGATGCTGATAAGTCAGCCAGGAACGAGGAGCATCGAGTTTCGATCGAGAACGAGAGTGGAACAGCTTCTGAGGAAGACGAAGAGGCGTTGAAAGTGGTGCCGTTAGAAGAACAGTTCAAGGAGATTGAAACTACTGTGAAATACGATTCGAGTAAAGATAAATCAGAAATTACAGAAGCTGGCCCAGTTATTGGGGAAGAAGAGAGATCGAAAGATAACGTTACGGTTCAAGCATCCTCGGAAAAGCCAGAGGAGAATGCCGTGGAGGATCAGTATAACGACATTAACGATGACAGTTTGAGCAAAGGGTATCAGCAGGACGACACAGAAGTTCAATCCAAGAGAATTAAGGATGGATCTAACGAATTAGTGAATGGAAAATCGTTCAACGCGGATGAATCTCGTGGAGTAAATGATACGACGAACGTGACGGCGATGAACGACACGGAAGACGCGTTGGCCATGATTGGAAACATTCCTGACAGGCATCCAGAGGATGCCAAGTTGACCACTCAGATACCTGTGCTTCCGTTGGAAATACAGCAAGAGATGTCAACGACTGAGAAAGTGGAGAGCACCACTGTGACCGAGGAGAATCCTCGAAAGGACAATGGCACGGAACACGTGGAGGATGGAACGACAGTTCAGGTACCAACTACTCACGTGATGTCGATGGAGACTAAAACTACTGCCCAGGTACCGATATTGCCGGAAGAATTGCAGACTACCGAAAACGACGCGTTGCTAACCACCTCCACCATGAGGTCAGACATCGAAACGAAAACTGGCAATTTGGAAAACGTGTCTTCTGAACGAAAGGAAACGCTTGATACGAATGACAATGGAACTCGAGTGATTAATTCAGGAGGACAAATGAATAGTCAGAACGATACTGTTAATgattcgatggaaaatatGGGCAATAAAAGTAACGCGTTACAGGGAAATGTTGTTTCAACGTTGGATAACACAAGTGAGGAAAATTCGAGTGCGCCAACGACAACGAGTATCGAGGAGAATACGAAGGAGAATGCGACGGAAAGCTCAACGCTCGAACCTTCTCCTTCGACATCCAACAATGAAACTGCGACGGAATCGCAGAGAACGTCCGAGACTTCCTCTACCACGGAGAACGTTAAACCTGTGATTGAAATATTAGACGATGACACTGTACCGATAAGATTCGACTACAAGACCCATTTTATCATGACCACGCCCAAGGCTAACTTAAATATGGGTGATCTAACGGAGGAAGATTTAAAAGTGATCCcattagaaaagaatttagacGTGAAGAAGAAATCGACCGACAAAAAGGTCATTGATAAGTACAAGtacaagaaagagaaagaattgaatttgGAGGAGAACGAGGATGAGAACGCGTTGACGGATGTACCAGAACTGTCATCTACAGAAACGCCGCAAACGGTGGGCGAGATCAAAGAGGAGGCAATCACTGCCACCACtgacaaagaagaaaattctgtaccaaaattgaaaatcatcgAGACTACCAGTGGATCGAATCAAACGGAAGTTCGAAGCTCCATGGCCAATGAAAATCTCGGTGGTAGAACCAGCATAACGGTGCCAGACGCAGCGAAGAAGTATCCCAGTTTCATACCCGTTTCAGAGAAGATCATAGAGCCGGAATTTGTTACGGAGCCTTTCGTACCTCTTCGAAACTTGCATCATTTCCATCGATCAGACGGAGTTGCGACGGAACATCCGTCGGTAACGAACGAATCGTCTAACGAAGGCCACACGACCATGGAGCCGGTGACAACACTGGacaacgaaaaaataaacgaaacggAATCACCCTTCGTTCCTTCGATCACTACGATACCCGTTTCATCGATCCAAACCAAATTACCGGAGACTGTAACCGTGGAAGCGACCAGCCACATAGACGTTTCGTTCCTGAATCTGCCTCCGAGCGCCGTGTTTTCCAAGTGTGCGGCCGGGCAATTCCAATGCGTGAACGGAACGTCCAGGGATGGCGCGTATTGCGTGAAACTGTCCGCCAAGTGCGACTCCGAGAACGATTGCTCGGACGGATCGGACGAGTTGAACTGCGAAGGTTGTCCAGGAAATTTCAAATGTGATAGCGGGCAATGCCTGAAACGAGACCTGGTGTGCAATAAAATCGTCGACTGCGATGATGGGAGCGACGAGAAGAACTGCGAGGAATGGAAGTGTCAATTCGACGAATTCAGGTGTCCCAGCG GAAGATGCATTCCTGGCATCTGGCAGTGCGACGGCCGGCCGGATTGCGAGGATCATCGGGACGAGTACAATTGCGCCGAAAGTTGTGGAAACGACGAATATCTCTGCCCGACCGAGAAATGGTGTATACCCTTGACGTGGCATTGCAACGGGGTCGACGAATGCGCGAACGGAGAGGACGAAAATTTGTGCGATTGCGGCCTCGATCAATTCAAGTGTCAAACAGGGGGATGCGTGCCTGAAAACCAGGTATGCGATGGAATAGAACACTGCCCCGATCATTCTGACGAGTGGGGCTGTTTGAGCGGGGCGAACGTGACTGCAGAGAAGAGGTTTGGAACGGATGGACAGAAAGAGGATAACGCGGGGAGCATTGGTGGCCAAGAATCGAGTAGTCCTTTACTGAAAGTAAG aCAATACAACGGCGAATACCGTCTCGTTTGTTCCGATGGATGGAGCGAGGAATTCAGTACCTCTTATTGCCAATCTCTAGGATTCGCCGGGTCCGAGAGCACAGAGTTCCAAACGAGGGACAAAACTCAGAAGATTTTCAGATTAAAGGCGAATCCCAATCACCATGCCCCGTTGGTCACGAATTTGGAGCAAGTCGAATTCTGCGTATCTGACAAAGTCGTGCAAGTCACTTGCCAAGAATTTTCTTGCGGATCCGATTATGGAGAAGGACCAACAGCGAGATTGGTCGGTGGAACTCCGGCCAGCGAAGGACAATGGTCCAGCGTGGCTCTGTTGAAGGAACCTAAACTTGGCGCTGCTTGCACGGCCAGCATATTGGGCCCTATGCACGTGCTTGCCAGTTATTCCTGCATCCACAG atATAAGCAGAGCAATGGATGGCAGCTTTTCACCGGTGAAAATCTGCTTAAAGCACATCCTGTAAGGAACATCATTCCTTATCCTCAAGTGAAGTACAATCAATTCTTGTATAACAATGATATCGCATTGGTGGAATTAGAGAAGCCTTTAACTTTCTCGAGGAATGTCAGCGCCATCTGCCTTCCGAAACATCCTATACAG CAATTCCAGCCGAGACAGATATGCGTGATGGCTGGATGGGGATTTTCTGTGAACGGTGAGGTCGATTTACAAAAGTACCTCAACTTCCTGCCATTGCCAACGTACGATATTGAAGAATGCAATGCGACCACTCACTATGCAGGATTCATCACGAAGGACAATATATGCGCTGGATTCACTGATACGAATAAAGGACCTTGCTAC AACGACGAAGGAGCACCTCTAATGTGTGAATCTGGAGGAGGATCGGTCAGATGGGAAATTCAGGGTCTATTAAGTCATCACAGCAGATGTTCGAGAGGTCATCCAGCAATTTATTCGAGCGTGGAACCTGCGTTATCTTGGTTGCGAAATTCCGTACCTGCTTTGCAAACGCAAAGCTAA